The proteins below come from a single Agrobacterium vitis genomic window:
- a CDS encoding ABC transporter substrate-binding protein yields the protein MRKHLMTTTAAMLLAMTGAAYAGMDEAKQFLDQEIKGESSLSRADQEKQMQWYVDAAKPFAGMEINVVSESLTTHAYESKVLAPWFSKITGIKLTHDVIQEGDVVEKIQTQMQTGQNLYDGWVNDSDFIGTHWRYGQVRNLTDWMTGEGKDVTDPMLDLKDYIGLSFTTAPDGKLYQLPDQQFANLYWFRYDWFNDPKIKEEFKKEYGYELGVPVNWSAYEDIAKFFTGREIGGKKVYGSMDYGKKDPSLGWRFTDAWLSMAGNGDKGLPNGKPVDEWGIRVNDKDQPTGSCVDRGGDTNGAASVYAVTKYLEWLKKYTPPEAQGMTFSESGPVPAQGNIAQQIFWYTAFTADMAKPGLPVVNDDGTPKWRVAPSPHGSYWHEGQKLGYQDVGSWTLMKSTPTDRAKAAWLYAQFVTSKTVDVKKSQTGLTFIRQSSIMDKTFTDRAPKLGGLVEFYRSPARVQWTPTGTNVPDYPKLAQLWWQNIGDAAAGAKTPQEAMDALCKAQEGILSRLERAKVQGEFGPKLNEPKDAAYWEKYAKDHGSLAPQPKLANEKEKPITINYDELVKSWQK from the coding sequence ATGCGAAAGCACTTAATGACGACAACGGCGGCGATGCTGCTGGCCATGACTGGTGCTGCCTATGCCGGTATGGATGAGGCCAAGCAATTTCTCGATCAGGAGATCAAGGGGGAATCCTCGCTGTCGCGGGCGGATCAGGAAAAGCAGATGCAATGGTATGTGGATGCGGCCAAGCCCTTTGCGGGCATGGAAATCAATGTCGTCTCCGAATCGCTGACCACCCATGCCTACGAATCCAAGGTGCTGGCGCCGTGGTTCAGCAAGATCACCGGCATCAAGCTTACTCACGACGTCATTCAGGAGGGTGATGTCGTCGAGAAGATCCAGACCCAGATGCAGACCGGCCAGAACCTCTATGACGGCTGGGTCAACGATTCCGACTTTATCGGCACCCATTGGCGCTATGGTCAGGTCCGCAACCTGACGGACTGGATGACGGGCGAGGGCAAGGATGTCACCGATCCGATGCTGGATTTGAAGGATTATATCGGCCTGTCCTTCACGACAGCCCCGGATGGCAAGCTCTACCAGCTTCCCGACCAGCAATTCGCCAACCTCTACTGGTTTCGCTACGATTGGTTCAACGACCCGAAGATCAAGGAAGAGTTCAAGAAGGAATACGGTTACGAGCTGGGTGTGCCGGTCAACTGGTCGGCCTATGAAGACATCGCCAAGTTCTTCACCGGCCGCGAAATCGGCGGCAAGAAAGTCTATGGCAGCATGGACTATGGCAAGAAGGACCCCTCGCTCGGTTGGCGCTTTACCGATGCCTGGCTGTCGATGGCCGGTAATGGCGACAAAGGTCTGCCGAATGGTAAGCCCGTCGATGAATGGGGCATCCGTGTCAACGACAAGGATCAGCCGACCGGTTCCTGCGTCGATCGCGGTGGGGATACCAATGGGGCGGCCTCGGTCTATGCCGTCACCAAATATCTGGAATGGTTGAAGAAATATACCCCGCCAGAAGCGCAGGGCATGACCTTCTCCGAATCCGGCCCGGTTCCCGCCCAGGGCAATATCGCCCAGCAGATCTTCTGGTACACGGCCTTTACCGCCGATATGGCCAAGCCCGGTCTGCCTGTGGTCAATGACGACGGCACGCCGAAATGGCGTGTGGCACCATCGCCGCATGGTTCCTACTGGCATGAAGGCCAGAAGCTCGGCTATCAGGATGTCGGCTCCTGGACGCTGATGAAATCCACGCCCACGGATCGCGCCAAGGCTGCCTGGCTCTATGCCCAGTTCGTCACCTCGAAAACTGTTGACGTGAAGAAAAGCCAGACCGGTCTGACTTTCATCCGTCAGTCGTCCATCATGGACAAGACCTTCACCGACCGCGCCCCGAAACTCGGTGGTCTGGTGGAATTCTACAGGTCGCCTGCCCGCGTCCAATGGACGCCAACCGGAACCAATGTGCCTGATTATCCGAAGCTGGCGCAATTGTGGTGGCAGAATATCGGCGATGCGGCAGCCGGTGCCAAGACCCCGCAGGAAGCCATGGATGCCTTGTGCAAGGCCCAGGAGGGCATTCTCTCCCGTCTGGAACGCGCCAAGGTGCAGGGCGAATTTGGCCCCAAGCTGAACGAGCCGAAGGACGCAGCCTATTGGGAAAAATATGCCAAGGACCACGGCAGCCTTGCGCCGCAGCCCAAGCTTGCCAACGAAAAGGAAAAGCCGATCACCATCAATTACGACGAACTGGTGAAGAGCTGGCAGAAGTAA
- a CDS encoding carbohydrate ABC transporter permease produces the protein MNNSRSLRPVLIVSLYILFLLLPIYWLVNMSFKTNQEILSSLTLYPHEPTLKNYITIFTDRSWYSGYINSIIYVVQNMVISVACALPAAYAFSRYRFLGDKHLFFWLLTNRMAPPAVFALPFFQLYSAFDMIDTHIAVALAHCLFNVPLAVWILEGFMSGIPKEIDETAYIDGYSFPRFFVKIFIPLIASGIGVAAFFCFMFSWVELLIARTLTTVDAKPIAAVMTRTVSASGVDWGLLAAAGVLTLIPGAVVIYFVRNYIAKGFALGRV, from the coding sequence ATGAACAACAGCCGATCCCTTCGCCCGGTGCTGATTGTCAGCCTTTACATCCTGTTCCTGCTGCTACCGATCTACTGGCTTGTCAACATGAGCTTCAAGACCAACCAGGAAATCCTGAGCTCCCTGACGCTCTATCCGCATGAGCCGACGCTGAAGAATTACATCACGATTTTCACCGACCGTTCCTGGTATTCGGGTTATATCAACTCGATCATCTATGTGGTGCAGAACATGGTAATTTCGGTCGCCTGCGCGCTTCCGGCTGCCTATGCCTTCTCGCGCTACCGGTTTCTGGGCGACAAGCACCTGTTCTTTTGGCTGCTGACCAACCGCATGGCACCACCCGCCGTGTTTGCCCTGCCGTTTTTCCAGCTCTATTCGGCCTTTGACATGATCGACACGCATATTGCGGTGGCGCTTGCCCATTGCCTGTTCAACGTGCCGCTGGCGGTGTGGATTCTGGAAGGTTTCATGTCTGGTATCCCCAAGGAAATCGATGAAACGGCTTATATCGACGGCTATTCATTTCCCCGCTTTTTCGTGAAGATCTTCATACCGCTGATTGCTTCCGGCATCGGGGTCGCGGCCTTCTTCTGCTTCATGTTCTCATGGGTGGAGCTGCTGATCGCCCGCACGCTGACCACTGTCGATGCCAAGCCGATTGCGGCCGTCATGACCCGCACGGTGTCAGCCTCCGGCGTCGATTGGGGCCTGCTCGCCGCTGCCGGTGTACTGACGCTGATCCCGGGCGCCGTGGTGATCTATTTCGTCCGCAATTATATCGCCAAGGGCTTTGCCCTCGGCCGCGTCTGA
- the nudC gene encoding NAD(+) diphosphatase: protein MTPISLFETDTPHPEASALTAFAGNGLERYAEHRSEESLSEAFKAEGMHVLAFAGNRLVFKHEGLVLDPLFAPYELTALQPDLDNAVLLGRRPSGEPRIAVPVTISEEQLATGYKALTARELFRDPNIEAELVGEAAQGFSLLHWNSENRFCGTCGKPMEPRLGGYKRECPACGRMAFPRTDPVVIMMTLDEDNDRCLLGRGAHFPEGMYSCLAGFVEPAETIENAVRRETYEEAAITIGRVRYHASQPWPMPHQLMIGCYAQALSFEISRDENELADCRWFSRAEVQAMIDLETETIKAPAPGTIAHRLMSDWLDWGKAG from the coding sequence ATGACCCCAATTTCCCTGTTTGAAACCGATACACCGCATCCGGAGGCAAGCGCTCTCACCGCTTTTGCCGGCAACGGACTGGAGCGCTACGCCGAGCATCGCTCGGAAGAGAGCCTTTCCGAGGCTTTCAAGGCCGAGGGCATGCATGTGCTGGCTTTTGCCGGCAACCGGCTGGTGTTCAAGCATGAAGGACTGGTGCTGGACCCGCTATTTGCACCTTACGAGCTGACCGCCCTGCAACCGGACCTCGACAATGCCGTGCTTTTGGGGCGCCGCCCCAGCGGCGAGCCGCGCATTGCCGTACCCGTGACAATCAGCGAAGAGCAGCTTGCCACTGGCTACAAGGCTTTAACGGCGCGCGAGCTGTTTCGTGATCCCAATATTGAGGCCGAACTGGTCGGCGAAGCGGCGCAGGGTTTCAGCCTCTTACACTGGAACAGTGAGAACCGCTTCTGCGGCACCTGCGGCAAGCCGATGGAGCCGCGGCTTGGCGGCTACAAGCGCGAATGTCCTGCCTGTGGGCGCATGGCCTTTCCACGCACTGATCCGGTGGTAATCATGATGACGCTGGATGAGGACAACGACCGCTGCCTGCTGGGACGTGGAGCGCATTTTCCCGAAGGCATGTATTCCTGCCTCGCAGGCTTTGTCGAACCGGCGGAAACCATCGAAAACGCCGTGCGGCGCGAGACCTATGAGGAGGCCGCGATCACCATCGGGCGTGTACGCTACCATGCGTCCCAGCCCTGGCCGATGCCACATCAGTTGATGATCGGTTGCTATGCACAGGCCTTGAGCTTCGAGATTTCCCGCGATGAGAACGAGCTGGCCGATTGCCGCTGGTTCAGCCGGGCCGAGGTGCAGGCAATGATTGATCTTGAGACTGAAACGATAAAGGCTCCCGCGCCCGGCACCATTGCCCATCGGCTGATGAGCGACTGGCTTGACTGGGGCAAGGCTGGTTAA
- a CDS encoding HIT family protein, translating into MELFRLDERLARDSQSILQLPLSDLRLSRDSRWPWLILVPRRNDVAEIFELSKDDQIQLLHEQVHVGAALKTATGATKINIAAIGNVVRQLHVHVVARFENDPNWPGPIWGHGVAEPYSDTALAAMTTTILDALT; encoded by the coding sequence TTGGAGCTTTTCCGTCTCGATGAACGGCTGGCGCGCGACAGCCAGTCAATCTTGCAGCTGCCGTTAAGCGACCTGCGCCTGTCCAGGGATAGCCGCTGGCCCTGGCTGATCCTCGTGCCGCGCCGCAATGATGTCGCTGAGATTTTCGAGCTTTCCAAGGACGACCAGATCCAGCTGCTGCACGAACAGGTGCACGTCGGCGCCGCCTTAAAAACCGCGACCGGCGCCACCAAGATCAACATCGCCGCCATTGGCAATGTGGTGCGCCAGCTCCATGTTCATGTCGTCGCCCGCTTTGAAAACGACCCGAACTGGCCGGGGCCGATCTGGGGCCATGGGGTGGCAGAGCCTTACTCGGACACAGCCCTTGCGGCGATGACAACGACAATTCTGGACGCGCTGACATGA
- a CDS encoding DUF2160 domain-containing protein, translated as MNLSWMAWTTPTALFFITILALLIALSVWEYVSPGGNPRVGILRFETTRGDRLFVSLLGSAFIHLAWLGLSSLSLWWALGLSVIYAIGVFRTV; from the coding sequence ATGAACCTGTCATGGATGGCCTGGACCACGCCCACGGCGCTGTTCTTCATCACCATTCTCGCCCTGCTGATCGCCCTGTCGGTCTGGGAATATGTTTCGCCCGGCGGCAATCCCCGCGTTGGCATTCTGCGGTTCGAGACGACACGCGGCGACAGGCTGTTTGTGTCGCTGCTCGGCTCTGCCTTCATTCATCTCGCATGGTTGGGGCTGTCCAGTCTCAGCCTGTGGTGGGCTCTCGGTCTTTCGGTCATCTACGCCATCGGCGTGTTCCGGACGGTTTGA
- a CDS encoding glycoside hydrolase family 3 protein, translating into MKMFSLASCAILMASVAIAQNQPVVTARSAAILTVDGKTFKDLNRNGRLDPYEDWRRSPAERASDLVSQMTLIEKAGLMMHGTAPALASGSEAGQGRGSGYDLERIKPLINDAKVATYITRLSLPPEQLAAENNKLQEIAEASRLGIPLTISTDPRNHFQYVLGASAQSGGFSKWPESLGFGALDDAKLTRRFGDVARQEYLAVGIQQALSPQIDLATEPRWPRSTGTFGEDPQISRRMAEAYVAGFQNGTTGLKPGSVSAVAKHWVGYGAAPQGFDGHNSYGRHVVFKAKDFEKHVTPFKGAFAAKVAGIMPTYSIVDGVKLDGKPLEPVAAGYSKQLLTDLLRKRYKFDGVVVSDWLITNDCKDECLNGEKPGDTPIIRPDTFGMPWGVEDLSREDRFAKAVNAGIDQFGGVANSDILVKAVEDKKVSEIRIDQSAKRLLIQKFEQGLFENPYADPQKAKAIVGNADFVAEGEKAQARAMVVLQNKGKILPVKPGRKVYLLNVDAATAQKRGYQVVTKPEEADFALVRLMAPFERLHPNYFFGARHEEGDLSFKPGNPDYDAVTAIAGKTPIIATVFLSRPSILTNLKDQTKALVGNFGASDEALFNVIEGKQKARGKLPFELPSSMQAVEAQAPSTPHDSKKPLYKIGYSLKY; encoded by the coding sequence ATGAAAATGTTTAGCTTGGCGTCCTGCGCCATTCTGATGGCGTCTGTTGCCATCGCTCAAAACCAGCCTGTCGTCACCGCCCGTTCCGCGGCCATCCTCACGGTCGATGGAAAGACCTTCAAGGATCTTAACCGCAACGGCCGCCTGGACCCTTATGAGGATTGGCGACGTTCTCCGGCAGAACGGGCAAGTGACCTCGTCAGCCAGATGACCCTCATCGAAAAGGCCGGGTTGATGATGCATGGGACGGCACCAGCTTTGGCGTCCGGATCGGAGGCCGGACAGGGACGCGGCAGCGGTTACGATCTGGAGCGGATCAAGCCCCTGATCAACGACGCCAAGGTTGCCACCTATATTACCCGGCTATCCCTACCGCCCGAACAGCTGGCCGCAGAAAACAACAAGCTCCAGGAAATTGCCGAGGCAAGCCGACTTGGCATTCCGCTGACCATCAGCACCGACCCGCGCAACCATTTCCAATATGTGCTGGGCGCTTCGGCCCAGAGCGGTGGTTTTTCCAAATGGCCGGAAAGCCTGGGGTTTGGTGCGCTCGACGACGCGAAACTGACACGCCGGTTCGGCGATGTCGCGCGGCAGGAATATCTTGCCGTCGGCATCCAGCAGGCCTTGTCACCGCAAATCGATCTTGCCACGGAACCACGCTGGCCACGCTCGACAGGCACGTTCGGAGAAGATCCGCAGATTTCCAGGCGCATGGCAGAGGCCTATGTCGCAGGCTTCCAGAACGGCACCACGGGTCTGAAACCCGGCAGTGTCAGCGCTGTCGCCAAGCATTGGGTGGGATATGGCGCAGCACCGCAAGGCTTTGACGGCCATAACTCCTATGGTCGCCATGTGGTGTTCAAGGCTAAGGACTTCGAAAAGCATGTCACCCCCTTCAAGGGTGCCTTTGCCGCCAAGGTGGCGGGCATCATGCCGACCTATTCGATTGTCGATGGCGTCAAGCTTGATGGCAAACCCCTGGAGCCCGTCGCCGCAGGCTATAGCAAGCAATTGCTGACGGATCTGCTGCGCAAGCGCTACAAGTTCGACGGCGTCGTCGTCAGCGACTGGCTGATTACCAATGACTGCAAGGATGAATGCCTGAATGGCGAAAAGCCCGGCGACACCCCGATCATCCGGCCCGACACATTCGGCATGCCCTGGGGGGTCGAGGATCTCAGCCGGGAGGATCGTTTTGCCAAGGCGGTGAATGCCGGCATCGACCAATTCGGCGGCGTCGCCAACTCCGATATCCTGGTGAAGGCCGTGGAGGACAAGAAAGTCAGCGAAATCAGGATCGATCAGTCAGCCAAGCGGTTGCTGATCCAGAAATTCGAGCAGGGCCTGTTCGAAAACCCCTATGCCGATCCGCAAAAGGCCAAAGCCATCGTTGGCAACGCGGATTTTGTCGCCGAGGGCGAAAAGGCCCAAGCCCGCGCCATGGTTGTTCTGCAAAACAAGGGGAAGATTCTGCCGGTCAAGCCTGGCAGGAAGGTCTATCTTCTCAATGTCGATGCCGCCACTGCCCAGAAGCGCGGTTATCAGGTGGTGACAAAACCGGAAGAGGCCGATTTTGCCCTGGTCCGTCTGATGGCACCGTTTGAGCGCTTGCATCCCAACTATTTCTTCGGGGCGCGGCATGAGGAAGGCGACCTATCCTTCAAGCCCGGCAACCCCGATTACGACGCCGTCACAGCCATTGCCGGAAAGACACCGATTATTGCCACGGTGTTTCTGTCACGCCCGAGTATTCTCACCAATCTGAAGGACCAGACAAAGGCGTTGGTCGGCAATTTCGGCGCCAGTGACGAGGCACTGTTCAATGTCATCGAGGGCAAGCAGAAGGCGCGGGGCAAGCTGCCGTTTGAACTGCCGTCTTCAATGCAGGCTGTCGAGGCACAGGCGCCCAGCACACCGCATGATTCGAAAAAGCCGCTCTATAAGATCGGCTATTCGCTGAAGTATTGA
- a CDS encoding DNA polymerase III subunit gamma/tau: MSDLEPTAQAAPASGQASGAYRVLARKYRPKDFTDLMVGQEPMVRTLTNAFETGRIAQAYMLTGVRGVGKTTTARILARALNYKTTEIDRPTIDLKIPGEHCQAIMEGRHVDVIEMDAASHTGIDDIREIIEQVRYRPVSARYKVYIIDEVHMLSTAAFNGLLKTLEEPPEHVKFIFATTEIRKVPITVLSRCQRFDLRRISAGDLVGLFSTILSKENIEAEDEALAMIARAAEGSARDGLSLLDQAIAHGAGRVEADAVRGMLGLADRARVVDLFGHIVLGDVAAALSEFNSQYEAGASPSVVLTDLADFTHLVTRLKYVPNGANDPSLSEVERVRGADYAESVAVTTLSRIWQMLLKGIPEVENASRQAGAAEMVLIRLAHAAHLPSPEEAARRLLDMAQDGGGAPQGTSPRGGNGGGGASASYGGQAVARASSDPAPRALGQPQPTAHLQVVPKASPSPDIAARPETKPDIQPDVPEPKVPVRSLDDIVNLCTANRDPKLKALTRAYVRLVKLENGRLEINLPPEAPKSLVGDLQKRLEEWTDIRWMVILSREPGEKTLAEQEKSDHEARMTDAAADPDVMAILSRFPGAKITDVRIRTVTEEEDEALPPPAAAESAEGDILPGDDIEF, encoded by the coding sequence ATGTCCGATCTGGAACCAACAGCACAAGCTGCTCCCGCGTCCGGCCAAGCCTCCGGTGCTTACCGGGTTCTGGCGCGCAAATATCGCCCCAAGGATTTTACGGACCTGATGGTCGGCCAGGAGCCGATGGTCCGCACCCTCACCAATGCCTTCGAAACAGGACGGATTGCCCAAGCCTATATGCTGACCGGTGTGCGCGGGGTCGGCAAGACCACGACCGCCCGCATTCTCGCCCGTGCGCTGAACTACAAGACCACTGAGATCGACCGCCCGACCATCGACCTGAAAATCCCCGGCGAGCATTGTCAGGCGATCATGGAAGGCCGCCATGTCGATGTGATCGAGATGGACGCCGCCTCTCATACCGGCATCGACGATATCAGGGAAATCATCGAGCAGGTACGCTACCGCCCGGTATCGGCCCGCTACAAGGTCTATATTATCGACGAAGTGCATATGCTCTCCACCGCTGCCTTCAACGGATTGTTGAAGACGCTGGAAGAGCCGCCGGAACACGTCAAATTCATCTTCGCCACCACCGAAATCCGCAAAGTGCCGATCACGGTGCTGTCACGCTGCCAGCGCTTCGATCTGCGCCGCATCAGCGCTGGCGATCTCGTCGGGTTGTTTTCCACCATTCTCTCCAAGGAAAATATCGAGGCGGAAGACGAGGCGCTGGCGATGATCGCCCGTGCCGCCGAGGGCTCAGCCCGTGACGGGCTTTCACTGCTCGATCAAGCCATTGCCCATGGTGCAGGGCGGGTGGAAGCAGACGCCGTGCGTGGGATGCTGGGTCTGGCCGACCGCGCCCGGGTGGTCGATCTGTTTGGTCATATCGTGCTCGGCGATGTCGCGGCAGCTCTTTCGGAATTCAACAGTCAATATGAAGCTGGCGCCAGCCCGAGCGTGGTGCTGACCGATCTTGCTGATTTTACCCATCTGGTGACGCGGCTGAAATATGTACCCAATGGTGCCAATGACCCGTCGCTGAGTGAAGTCGAGCGGGTGCGGGGGGCGGACTACGCCGAGAGCGTTGCCGTCACCACGCTGTCGCGCATCTGGCAAATGTTGCTCAAGGGCATTCCTGAGGTGGAAAATGCCTCCCGTCAGGCCGGTGCCGCCGAAATGGTGCTAATCCGGCTGGCTCATGCCGCCCATCTGCCTTCGCCGGAAGAAGCGGCGCGCCGTCTGCTGGATATGGCGCAGGATGGCGGTGGTGCGCCGCAGGGGACCAGTCCCAGAGGCGGTAATGGTGGCGGTGGCGCATCGGCCAGCTATGGCGGGCAGGCAGTTGCACGGGCATCGAGCGATCCGGCCCCACGTGCATTAGGCCAACCACAGCCGACCGCGCATTTGCAGGTGGTACCCAAGGCATCACCGTCGCCTGACATTGCCGCCCGCCCAGAGACAAAACCTGACATCCAACCGGATGTGCCGGAGCCCAAGGTTCCTGTGCGGTCGCTGGATGACATCGTCAATCTCTGTACCGCAAACCGCGATCCGAAGCTGAAAGCCTTGACCCGCGCCTATGTGCGGCTGGTGAAGCTGGAAAACGGCAGGCTGGAGATTAATCTGCCGCCGGAGGCACCGAAATCGCTGGTTGGTGATCTGCAAAAGCGGCTGGAGGAATGGACCGATATCCGCTGGATGGTGATCCTTAGCCGCGAGCCGGGGGAAAAGACCCTGGCCGAGCAGGAAAAGAGCGATCACGAAGCGCGGATGACCGATGCAGCCGCCGATCCGGATGTGATGGCGATCCTGTCGCGCTTTCCCGGTGCGAAAATCACCGACGTGCGCATCCGAACCGTCACGGAGGAAGAGGACGAGGCCCTGCCGCCGCCAGCGGCCGCCGAATCCGCCGAGGGCGATATTCTTCCCGGAGATGATATCGAGTTTTAG
- a CDS encoding c-type cytochrome, whose product MNSYMNMGAGALLGTIFVLMSVSIASEGIFHAPNPEKEGYAIVAAEAPAAGGGEGAAPAAADKPIAELLASADVKAGEAIFKKCTACHSVDKGGANKVGPNLWGVVDRPVASHEGFAYSAGMKDFSKGSSEHWTFENLNHFLTAPKKFVAGTAMGFAGIPKEQDRANLLVYLHNQSDNPVALPTN is encoded by the coding sequence ATGAATTCCTACATGAATATGGGAGCAGGCGCATTGCTTGGTACGATCTTCGTACTGATGTCGGTGTCCATTGCGTCGGAGGGGATTTTCCACGCGCCGAACCCCGAAAAGGAAGGCTATGCCATCGTGGCGGCCGAAGCGCCTGCCGCAGGCGGCGGCGAAGGTGCGGCACCAGCCGCAGCCGACAAGCCGATTGCTGAACTGCTGGCATCGGCAGACGTCAAGGCTGGCGAAGCGATTTTCAAGAAATGCACAGCCTGTCATAGCGTCGACAAGGGCGGAGCCAACAAGGTTGGACCCAACCTTTGGGGCGTTGTCGACCGGCCCGTCGCCAGTCATGAAGGCTTTGCCTATTCCGCCGGTATGAAGGATTTCTCCAAAGGCAGCTCCGAGCACTGGACCTTTGAAAACCTCAACCACTTCCTGACCGCGCCAAAGAAATTCGTGGCGGGTACGGCGATGGGCTTTGCCGGTATTCCCAAGGAACAGGACCGCGCCAACCTGCTGGTGTATCTTCACAACCAGTCCGACAATCCGGTGGCGCTACCGACCAATTGA
- a CDS encoding 3-deoxy-manno-octulosonate cytidylyltransferase gives MSDHTRFKTLVLIPARMASTRLPGKPLADIAGLPMIVQVAKRAAEANVGRIVVAVDHPDVFATVTAAGFEAVMTGEQHQSGSDRIYEALMTVDPKGEAEIIINVQGDLPTIDPETIRAALRPLDDPAVDIATLTVEIEDEAEKTNPNVVKVVGSPLSDNRLRALYFTRATAPHGKGPLYHHIGLYAYRRAALERFVALSPSVLEKRESLEQLRALEAGMRIDVEIVDTVPLGVDTAADLEKARAILAAK, from the coding sequence ATGTCTGACCATACACGCTTCAAAACCCTGGTTCTCATCCCCGCCCGTATGGCCTCCACAAGGCTTCCCGGTAAGCCCCTGGCTGACATTGCCGGTCTGCCGATGATCGTGCAGGTGGCAAAGCGTGCAGCGGAGGCCAATGTCGGACGTATCGTCGTGGCGGTGGATCATCCTGACGTGTTCGCCACGGTGACGGCAGCCGGTTTTGAAGCCGTGATGACCGGCGAGCAGCATCAATCCGGCTCGGATCGCATCTATGAAGCGCTGATGACGGTCGATCCGAAGGGCGAGGCCGAGATCATCATCAACGTTCAGGGCGACCTGCCTACCATTGACCCGGAGACGATTCGTGCCGCCCTGAGGCCCTTGGACGATCCCGCAGTCGATATCGCCACGCTGACGGTGGAGATCGAGGATGAGGCGGAAAAGACCAATCCCAACGTGGTGAAGGTCGTCGGCTCGCCGCTGTCGGACAATCGCCTGCGGGCGCTTTATTTTACCCGCGCCACCGCCCCGCATGGCAAAGGACCGCTTTATCACCACATCGGCCTCTACGCCTATCGCCGCGCCGCATTGGAACGGTTCGTGGCGCTCTCTCCCTCGGTGCTGGAAAAGCGCGAATCGCTGGAACAGTTGCGGGCGCTGGAAGCGGGCATGCGTATCGATGTCGAGATTGTCGATACTGTGCCGCTTGGCGTCGATACAGCGGCGGATTTGGAAAAAGCCCGCGCCATTCTGGCTGCAAAATAA
- a CDS encoding prephenate dehydratase produces the protein MVTLTNKISFQGDYGANSDMACRDMFPDMEPLPCPTFEDAFTALENGEADLAMIPIENTLAGRVADIHYLLPLSRLKIIGEYFMPIRFQLMVLPGVKAHEIRTVHSHIHALGQCRKIIRSHGWKAVVAGDTAGAAKQVAELGDRSMAALAPRLAASLYGLDILAENVEDSENNITRFVVLSRDEVALKRTAADESFITTFVFNVRNIPAALYKAMGGFATNGVNMTKLESYQIGGKFIATQFYADIEGHPEDAPVKRALEELRFFSEKVHILGVYKAHAMRGKF, from the coding sequence GTGGTCACGCTCACCAACAAAATTTCCTTCCAGGGCGATTATGGCGCCAATTCCGACATGGCCTGCCGCGATATGTTCCCGGATATGGAGCCGCTGCCATGTCCTACGTTTGAGGATGCCTTCACGGCGTTGGAAAACGGCGAGGCGGATCTGGCGATGATCCCGATTGAAAACACCCTGGCTGGGCGGGTCGCCGATATTCACTATCTGCTGCCGCTGTCACGCCTGAAGATTATCGGTGAATATTTCATGCCGATCCGGTTTCAGCTCATGGTGCTGCCGGGGGTGAAGGCCCATGAGATACGCACGGTTCACAGCCATATCCATGCGCTTGGCCAGTGCCGGAAGATCATCCGTAGCCATGGCTGGAAGGCCGTGGTGGCGGGCGATACGGCAGGGGCTGCCAAGCAGGTTGCGGAACTGGGCGACCGCTCCATGGCGGCCTTGGCGCCGCGCCTTGCCGCCTCGCTCTACGGGCTGGATATTCTCGCCGAAAATGTCGAGGATTCGGAAAACAACATCACCCGCTTCGTGGTGCTGTCGCGCGATGAGGTGGCGTTGAAGCGGACGGCTGCGGATGAAAGCTTCATCACCACCTTCGTTTTCAATGTCCGCAATATTCCGGCAGCGCTGTACAAGGCCATGGGTGGTTTTGCCACCAATGGGGTCAATATGACCAAGCTGGAAAGCTACCAGATCGGCGGCAAATTCATCGCCACCCAGTTTTATGCCGATATCGAAGGGCACCCAGAGGATGCGCCGGTCAAGCGGGCGCTGGAGGAATTGCGCTTCTTCTCCGAGAAGGTCCACATTCTCGGCGTCTACAAGGCTCACGCCATGCGCGGCAAGTTTTAA